In Henriciella litoralis, the genomic window CAAGACCCTGCTCGAACCGGGCTTCGGCGCTGGCGATGAGGGGGACGCTGGCGCGGATCGTCTGATCGGTCTCGTTAAAACTGACCGCGCTGACATCCTCAGTGAAGTCGCCCTTGCAGCTCTCCATCTCGCGTTCGGCTACGAAGCGGCAAGAGCAGACCATTTTTGCGCCATAGGCGGTCGCGACCTTAGCGTATTTGACCTGCTCTTTCAGCCAGAACTGCCAGACGCATATCGCAATCACGCCGAGCGCGACCACAATCACCGCTAAGGCTTTGACGAGTTTCATGGCGTGCCTCTAAAGTCCGAAAACACAATGGTTAGGGAGCAAGGCCATGTTCGGCAAGTCACTGGTTCTGGGCGCGCTTTGCTGGATGGGGCAGGTGGCTGTTGCCCAAGAGCTTGTCCCGCTTCCGCCGCAGCCGGAAGGCCTCGCCTGGCCGACAACTAGCTGGGAAGAGGGGGCGCTTGCCGACGAGATTGATGGTGATGTGCGCGCGCTGGTCGATGATGTGATGGGCCGCGAGCTTGCCGATGTGATGGGCGAGACGCGCGCTGTGGTCATCATCCATCGCGGCAAGCTGGTGTTTGAAGCTTACCGGGACGGGTTTGGGCCAGATACCAAACAGGTCTCATGGTCGATGGCGAAATCGGTCACTTCCGCGCTGGTCGGGCGCGCGGTCGAGCTCGGCCTCATTGAGGATATCGACTATCCGATGCCTTCGCCCTTTGCCGAGGATGATCCGCGATCCGAGATCACCTGGCGCCAATGGCTGACCATGACGGATGGGCTCGACTATACCGAGATCGGTTCAACGGGGCTGGAGGACAATGATGTCGTCCAGATGATGTACGGGCCGGGCCGGTTCGATGTCATACAATATGTGGTGGATGAACTGCCGCTTGTGCGCGAGCCGGGTATCACGTGGAATTACTCGACGGCCGGGTTTCACCTGATTGGGCGGGCGTTGCAGGCGGTGGTTTCTGATAACACAACATGTAGTCACCCTGAGACCAACCTGTGCGCTGAAGCGAAGGCGGACCAGCAGTGGTTTTCTGGCACGGTCTCGGAGCTGCTCTTCGATCCCATCGGCATGGACGCCGTCCCCGAATTCGATTCGGCAGGCACGTTCCTTGGCGGCTCGCTCGTCTGGGCTTCAGCGCGGGATTTTGCGAAGTTTGGCTATCTCTATCTGCGCGATGGCGTGTGGGAGGGGGAGCGCCTCCTGCCGGAAGGCTGGGTCGACTTTTCGCGGCATGACCCGGTCGCGACCGAGGCGAACGTCTATGGCGCAGGTTGGTGGCTCGGCGCCGATCCGGATCCAATTCCCGCAGGGCAGGCGGCGACCACGCCGCCCTGGGACGCGTTTTCCGCGCAGGGCCATGAGGGCCAGACGATCTGGGTTGTCCCGTCCAAGGACCTGGTCATCGTGCATCTCGGCCTGATGGCGAATGCAGGCGAGAACTGGCCGGCGCTTTATGAATGGAATCAGTCAATCGTGCGCGCTTTTCCAGATGTGTCGACTAGAGACAACGTTCCTTCCGATAACTGATCTGACCCGGAATCTGGCGATCCTGCGCCTCTTTCTATGTGAGCGAAGAAGGTAGACTTCATGTCGGGCAAAGAAATTGTGCGCGTCGAAAAGGGGATCTGCATCGTCACCGCGAGGCGGCGCGTGATGGACCGGACGCGTGTCATGGCGCTCGCGACCCTGCTCTTCCCGCCGATCTGCTTTGTTGTTTTCATCCTGGCCTTCTCCCGGTTCGATCTTGGGCGCATCGGCGCGAATGAATTGACCGTCTGGGTTTCAATTGGGGCGCTGATTGTGGCGATGCTGGCGGCGCTGTCTGTCGCCATGCTCGCCTTTGCGGACCTTGGGCGCCTGGTGCATCAGACGATTCTGCTTGATGTCGACGGCGTGAAGGTTGATGGCCGCATGGTTTGTAAACTCAGCCCGGACGCGAGCATCTTTGTCTCTGAGCTTGGGATTGCTGACGCCTTGCGAGCGAAGGCTTTTGATGCGCCGATGTTGTGGCTCTGGTTGCCTCTGAGAGCGCTGCTTGAACGGGTGAAGCTCCGCAATCTTGCCCGTGAGGTGCCCGCTTCAGTCTGGTGTGTACGGGCTGGGGTTTGCACGCTGCCCGTACCGTTTCTGGATCGGAGCGCGGCAGACGAGCTTGCGAGGTGTCTTTCCGCGCAGCTGGACAGGCACCATGGTCGGGCGGCCACCGACGGCGCCCAGCGTGTCCTTGAGCCGGTCGATTCGAGTGATGCTGACCTCACCATTCCGCGCGTGCCAAATTTTGGGTGAGTCGTTTACCATGATGGCTAACGATTCGCTTCTCAGGCGAATTTTGCCCGTGTTCGAGACACCAAATCTGGCTTTACGAGCGTCGGCTCTGCGCAAGTGATGCGCAGCCAAAAACTTTCCGCACACGTAACGAATTTTCCTGCGAATGCCTGAACCTCAATTGTGGTGGGCATCTGACGGACGTGTTAAGAATTTGTTTACCGTCTTTCCACCGCTTTGATGTGGAAAACAGGGTTGGACCCCATTGACCAAGGCTTAACCTTAAGACCACTATATCTAGTGTTGGGAGAGGGCTGAAGCACCGCATATATGGCGCTTCAGACAGATAATCCCTATATTTTACGGGCTGATTAAAGAGGTTTTGACGATGTCTGCGAGTAATGTTGCGACCAAAACAAAAGCATCCCTGCGCCGGGGCAAGCCCAAGGGGCAGATGCGTCCGGACCTCAAGGTTGTCTCCGATATGGAGATCACCATCGATCCGTCGCGCGATGCGTTGCTGACCGAATTTGGCAAGAAAACGCTGGAAGACCGGTATCTTCTGACGGGCGAAACCTATCAGGGCATGTTTGCCCGTGTCGCGAAGGCTTTCGCTGACGATCAGGACCACGCCCAGCGCATCTATGACTATATGTCGAAGCTCTGGTTCATGCCGGCGACGCCCATCCTGTCGAATGGCGGCGCAGATCGCGGCCTGCCGATCTCCTGCTTCCTCAACCAGGTCGGTGATTCGCTGGACGATATCGTCGAGACGTGGACGGAGAATGTCTGGCTCGCCTCCAACGGTGGTGGCATCGGCACCTATTGGGGCCATGTCCGCTCTATCGGTGAGAAAGTCGGCCAGAACGGACAGACCTCCGGCATCATCCCTTTCATCCGCGTTATGGACAGCCTGACGCTGGCGATCAGCCAAGGCTCGCTGCGCCGCGGCTCGGCTGCCTGCTATCTCGACATTCATCACCCTGAAATCGAGGAATTCCTCGAAATCCGCAAAGCGTCGGGCGACTTCAACCGAAAGTCCCTCAACCTGCACCATGGCATCAACATCACTGATGAGTTCATGGAAGCGGTCCGCAATGATGGCGATTTCGGTCTTCGCTCGCCGAAATCTGGCGAAGTGCTGCGCACGATCAATGCCCGCAAGCTCTGGCAGAAGATCCTGGAACTGCGCATCCAGACCGGCGAGCCCTACCTGCTGTTCACGGACACGGTGAACAATGCGATGCCGGCCCACCAGCGCAAGCTCGGCCTCAAGGTCCACCAGTCGAACCTCTGTTCCGAGATCACGCTGCCAACTGGCGTCGACCAGAACGGCGAAGACCGTACGGCCGTTTGCTGCCTGTCTTCGGTCAATGCCGAGAAATTCCTCGAATGGTCCAAGGATGAGAACTTCATCGAGGACATCTTCCGCTTCCTCGACAATGTGCTGGAAGACTTCATCCAGCGTGCGCCGAGCGAAATGGCCCGCGCGGTCTATTCGGCCAAGCGTGAGCGCTCTGTCGGTCTCGGCCTGATGGGCTTCCACTCCTTCCTGCAGACGATGAACGTGCCGATGGAAAGCGCGATGTCGAAAGTCTGGAACGAGAAGATGTTCAAGCACATCCGTGCCGGCGCAGACAAAGCGTCCGTCAAGCTCGCCAAGGAGCGCGGACCGTGTGAAGACGCGCGTGATGCAGGCATGATGGCCCGCTTCAGCCACAAGATGGCCGTTGCGCCAACCGCATCGATCTCGATCATCTGCGGCGGCACCTCAGCAGGCATCGAGCCGATCCCGGCCAATGTCTACACGCACAAGACGCTGTCAGGTTCGTTCACCGTGAAAAACCAGGAGCTCGAGCGCCTGCTTGAGACCAAGGGTGAGAACACTGATGAGGTGTGGAACACGATCCTTGAGAATGAAGGCTCGGTTCAGCATCTCGAATGCCTGGATGATCATGAGAAGTCCGTGTTCAAGACGGCCTTTGAGCTCGACCAGCGCTGGATCATCGAATTGGCGGCAGACCGCACGCCATATATCTGCCAGAGCCAGTCGCTCAACGTCTTCCTGCCGGCCGACATCAATAAGTGGGACCTGCACATGCTGCACTGGACGGCATGGGAAAAGGGCCTGAAGTCGCTCTATTATTGCCGCTCCAAATCGGTTCAGCGCGCTGGCTTTGCCGGCTCGGCGGACAAGGAAAAGGTCGTGGGTATGGAGATGCCACAGACCGATTATGATGAGTGTCTCGCCTGCCAATAGGCTTTTAGAGACCTTTCAAACTGAACAGCCCCGGTGCCCAAAGCGCCGGGGTTTTCGTTTTTGATGGCATATGCGTTTTCTTGCGCCTTATATTCATTCAACAAAAGCGGCCCCAAAAACCAATGGAATTTGAGTGACTTACAATCGGTGAGCCGCATGCTCATATTAAAAGGGCGGAGTGTTCAGGCCGCATCCAGTGCAGGCCAGATCGGCTGTCTTGCGCCCTCTTGAAAGCGCTTTTTATGGCGAACCGAATTTCCAAGAAGATGGTCACCTTCGAATTTCCGTTTCAGCTCGATGAGCTGGACGAGGAGCTGCCCGCAGGCGGCTATACGATCGAGACTGAAGACCAGGCGATAGATGGCATGAATTTCATCGCCCATCGCTGCATCGAGACGGTGATGGTGATCCGCCCGCCCAAGGGCTCTCACAAAGCGATCCGCTATGTCGATATAGACCCGGCGGGGCTTGAGGCTGCGCTTGCGCGCGATGCTGCTCAGGCCGAAGCCCTGCGAAGTGCCGTGAAAGCCTAGTCTCATTCGGCTCTGCCACGCCGGAATTTATCCCACCTGATTGCCCCGTGCCCGAACTTCGATTATCGATATAGTTAACTATAATGATGTCGCATGGGAGCGAGACACATGAAGTCGATTTTTACGCCAAGCCGGCGGTTTTTTCTGATGTCAGCGGCCTCTATTGCGGGCGCAGGCGCCCTGGCCGGCCCGGCCTGGGCGCGCCGTGCGCTCTTTCCCGTTGTTGAGACCGCGCAGGGCAAACTTCAGGGCGCAAGCTCAGGTGGTATATCGAGCTTCAAGGGCGTGCCTTACGGCGCGCCGACAGGTGGGGCGAACCGCTTCATGCCGCCGCAACCTGTCGAGCCATGGGGTGGTGTGCGCGAAGCCATAGCGTTCAGCGATGTCTCGCCGCAGATGCCCGGCAATCGCGTGTCCGACTATGCCGATCTTATTGCGTTTGACCGCCAGCCTGCCGGGCAGGGCGAGGATTGTCTGTCGCTGAACCTCTGGACGCCGAGCCTCGACAAGGAGGCAAAGAAGCCCGTCATCGTCGTTCTGCATGGC contains:
- a CDS encoding ribonucleoside-diphosphate reductase subunit alpha; this translates as MRPDLKVVSDMEITIDPSRDALLTEFGKKTLEDRYLLTGETYQGMFARVAKAFADDQDHAQRIYDYMSKLWFMPATPILSNGGADRGLPISCFLNQVGDSLDDIVETWTENVWLASNGGGIGTYWGHVRSIGEKVGQNGQTSGIIPFIRVMDSLTLAISQGSLRRGSAACYLDIHHPEIEEFLEIRKASGDFNRKSLNLHHGINITDEFMEAVRNDGDFGLRSPKSGEVLRTINARKLWQKILELRIQTGEPYLLFTDTVNNAMPAHQRKLGLKVHQSNLCSEITLPTGVDQNGEDRTAVCCLSSVNAEKFLEWSKDENFIEDIFRFLDNVLEDFIQRAPSEMARAVYSAKRERSVGLGLMGFHSFLQTMNVPMESAMSKVWNEKMFKHIRAGADKASVKLAKERGPCEDARDAGMMARFSHKMAVAPTASISIICGGTSAGIEPIPANVYTHKTLSGSFTVKNQELERLLETKGENTDEVWNTILENEGSVQHLECLDDHEKSVFKTAFELDQRWIIELAADRTPYICQSQSLNVFLPADINKWDLHMLHWTAWEKGLKSLYYCRSKSVQRAGFAGSADKEKVVGMEMPQTDYDECLACQ
- a CDS encoding serine hydrolase domain-containing protein yields the protein MFGKSLVLGALCWMGQVAVAQELVPLPPQPEGLAWPTTSWEEGALADEIDGDVRALVDDVMGRELADVMGETRAVVIIHRGKLVFEAYRDGFGPDTKQVSWSMAKSVTSALVGRAVELGLIEDIDYPMPSPFAEDDPRSEITWRQWLTMTDGLDYTEIGSTGLEDNDVVQMMYGPGRFDVIQYVVDELPLVREPGITWNYSTAGFHLIGRALQAVVSDNTTCSHPETNLCAEAKADQQWFSGTVSELLFDPIGMDAVPEFDSAGTFLGGSLVWASARDFAKFGYLYLRDGVWEGERLLPEGWVDFSRHDPVATEANVYGAGWWLGADPDPIPAGQAATTPPWDAFSAQGHEGQTIWVVPSKDLVIVHLGLMANAGENWPALYEWNQSIVRAFPDVSTRDNVPSDN